In Nostoc sp. UHCC 0926, a single genomic region encodes these proteins:
- the hisF gene encoding imidazole glycerol phosphate synthase subunit HisF: MLSKRILPCLDVKAGRVVKGVNFVNLQDAGDPVELAKVYNEAGADELVFLDITATHEDRATILDVVYRTAEQVFIPLTVGGGIQSLENVKALLRAGADKVSINSAAVRDPDLINRASDRFGNQCIVVAIDARRRNNPENPGWDVYVRGGRENTGLDALLWAQEVEKRGAGELLVTSMDADGTQAGYDIEITRAIADAVEIPVIASGGAGNCEHIYTALTEGKAEAALLASLLHYGHLSVAEIKHYLRDRNVPVRTFS, from the coding sequence ATGTTATCTAAAAGAATCTTACCGTGCTTGGATGTGAAGGCGGGACGGGTTGTAAAAGGAGTTAACTTTGTGAATCTCCAAGATGCAGGCGATCCGGTAGAGCTGGCCAAGGTTTACAACGAAGCTGGTGCGGATGAGTTAGTATTTCTGGATATTACAGCTACTCATGAAGACCGAGCTACTATTTTAGATGTAGTCTACCGGACTGCTGAACAGGTCTTTATTCCATTGACTGTGGGTGGAGGTATTCAATCCTTAGAAAATGTTAAAGCTTTGTTACGAGCGGGCGCAGATAAGGTTAGTATTAATTCTGCGGCGGTGCGTGATCCAGACTTGATTAATCGGGCAAGCGATCGCTTTGGTAATCAGTGCATAGTTGTTGCTATTGATGCCAGACGCAGAAATAACCCGGAGAATCCAGGTTGGGATGTGTATGTGCGGGGTGGCAGGGAAAATACAGGCTTAGATGCCCTATTGTGGGCACAAGAAGTTGAAAAACGGGGGGCTGGAGAACTCTTAGTCACAAGTATGGATGCCGATGGAACCCAAGCAGGGTATGACATCGAGATCACACGGGCAATTGCCGATGCTGTCGAAATTCCAGTCATTGCTTCTGGTGGTGCAGGTAATTGTGAACATATATACACAGCCCTAACTGAAGGCAAAGCTGAAGCAGCATTACTGGCATCCTTGTTACATTACGGACATTTAAGCGTAGCAGAAATTAAACATTATTTGCGCGATCGCAACGTGCCAGTAAGAACATTCTCTTAA
- a CDS encoding cytochrome P450 — MSALKLPNGPQTHPWVQTYQWLTNPLEYMEACAKRYGDTFTLRIGPVFTPQVFISNPQAIQQIFTTDPKHLDSGAAAGSGTPLLGQNSLLSLEGKPHQRQRKLLTPPLHGERMQAYGDLICEITKQVTSQWPVGETFTVLSSMQEISFQVILKAVFGLKDGLRYEKLKEILIAILNPKRPIFRAILLLFPLLRQDLGPRSPWGSFLRLRQEMDDLIYAEIQERRSLADQSRSDILSLMMAARDEAGEPMTDLELRDELMTLLVAGHETTASSLAWALYWIHHQPEIREKLVQELDSLGDNKDPNAIFRLPYLNAVCSETMRLYPVAMLGLNRLVKSPLEIAGYKFDPGTILVPCIYLSHHREDLYPNSKQFKPDRFLERQFTSAEYLPFGGGNRRCIGMAFALFEMKLVLATIVSSWQMKLADTKPVLPIRKSVLLAPGGGVPMVVIGKRQQNQQVLETTLV, encoded by the coding sequence ATGTCTGCACTTAAACTGCCTAACGGTCCCCAAACTCACCCTTGGGTACAGACGTATCAGTGGCTTACTAATCCCTTAGAATATATGGAAGCCTGTGCTAAACGCTATGGTGATACGTTTACCCTGCGAATTGGCCCAGTTTTTACTCCTCAAGTGTTCATTAGTAATCCTCAGGCGATTCAGCAGATTTTTACTACAGATCCAAAACACTTAGATTCTGGTGCAGCAGCAGGTTCAGGAACGCCTTTATTGGGGCAAAATTCTCTACTATCCTTAGAAGGAAAACCTCACCAGCGCCAGCGTAAATTGCTGACACCTCCTCTACATGGGGAAAGAATGCAGGCTTATGGTGATTTAATCTGTGAGATCACCAAGCAAGTAACTAGCCAGTGGCCAGTCGGGGAAACCTTTACAGTCTTGTCATCCATGCAAGAAATCTCCTTTCAAGTGATTTTGAAGGCTGTATTTGGTCTAAAGGACGGACTTCGTTATGAAAAGCTCAAAGAAATCCTGATTGCTATCCTGAATCCAAAAAGACCTATTTTCCGGGCAATACTGCTCCTGTTCCCATTATTACGACAGGATTTAGGGCCTCGCAGTCCTTGGGGAAGTTTTCTACGTTTGCGGCAAGAAATGGATGATCTCATCTATGCTGAAATTCAAGAGAGGCGATCGCTTGCAGACCAGTCTCGAAGTGATATTCTGTCTTTGATGATGGCGGCTCGTGATGAAGCAGGTGAGCCGATGACAGACTTGGAATTACGTGATGAGTTAATGACTTTGTTGGTTGCAGGTCATGAAACTACGGCTAGTTCTTTGGCATGGGCACTGTACTGGATTCATCATCAGCCTGAAATACGTGAAAAACTGGTGCAAGAACTGGATAGCCTGGGTGACAACAAAGACCCGAACGCCATTTTCCGATTACCTTATTTGAATGCTGTTTGTTCGGAAACAATGCGCCTGTATCCGGTGGCGATGTTGGGATTAAATCGATTGGTTAAATCACCTTTAGAAATTGCAGGCTACAAATTTGACCCTGGTACTATATTGGTTCCTTGTATTTATTTGAGCCATCATCGAGAAGATTTATACCCCAATTCAAAGCAGTTTAAGCCAGATCGGTTTCTAGAACGACAATTTACTTCGGCTGAATATTTGCCCTTTGGTGGTGGTAATCGTCGCTGTATTGGCATGGCATTTGCCCTGTTTGAGATGAAACTGGTATTGGCAACTATAGTATCTAGTTGGCAAATGAAACTAGCTGATACAAAGCCAGTACTGCCAATTCGGAAAAGCGTCCTATTAGCACCAGGCGGTGGTGTACCAATGGTGGTAATTGGAAAGCGTCAGCAAAATCAGCAAGTTCTTGAGACTACTCTAGTGTAG
- the ruvB gene encoding Holliday junction branch migration DNA helicase RuvB: MAIISSKKQPPEPNGEPKQRRESAKAPSTDNILQPEAAIDEQDQQEEGIRPHRFADYIGQKDLKDVLDIAIKAAKSRGEVLDHLLLYGPPGLGKTTMAMILASEMGVNYKITSAPALERPRDIVGLLVNMKPGDILFVDEIHRLSRMTEEILYPAMEDYRLDITIGKGSSARIRSLPLSKFTLVGATTRVGALTSPLRDRFGLIQKLRFYEVDELTKIVLRTAQLLKTPVTEDGATEIARRSRGTPRIANRLLRRVRDYAEVKLSGEINESVASEALQLFQVDPCGLDWTDRQMLSVIIEQFNGGPVGLETMAAATGEDTQTIEEVYEPYLMQIGYLTRTHRGRMATKAAYKHLGFTPPNEQLSLL; this comes from the coding sequence ATGGCGATAATCTCCTCGAAAAAACAGCCTCCAGAACCCAACGGAGAACCAAAGCAGCGTCGGGAGTCCGCAAAAGCACCATCCACAGACAACATTTTGCAGCCTGAAGCTGCTATTGATGAACAAGATCAGCAAGAAGAAGGTATTCGACCGCACCGATTTGCCGATTACATTGGGCAAAAAGATTTAAAGGATGTGCTAGATATTGCCATCAAAGCAGCCAAGTCTCGTGGTGAGGTGCTGGATCACTTGCTGCTGTACGGCCCGCCGGGATTGGGCAAAACCACAATGGCAATGATTTTAGCATCGGAAATGGGCGTAAATTACAAAATTACCAGTGCCCCAGCCCTAGAACGTCCACGCGATATTGTCGGGCTACTGGTGAACATGAAACCAGGGGATATTTTATTTGTGGATGAAATTCATCGCCTCTCGCGGATGACGGAGGAAATTCTCTATCCGGCGATGGAAGATTATCGCTTAGATATTACTATTGGTAAGGGTTCGAGTGCTCGGATCAGAAGTTTGCCGCTGTCAAAGTTTACCCTAGTGGGAGCTACAACCCGTGTGGGTGCTTTAACTTCACCACTGCGCGATCGCTTCGGTTTGATTCAAAAACTCCGATTTTACGAAGTTGACGAATTGACTAAAATTGTACTGCGAACCGCTCAATTACTCAAAACCCCCGTTACAGAAGATGGTGCCACAGAAATTGCCCGTCGGTCACGCGGAACGCCACGGATTGCTAATAGGTTACTTAGACGAGTCCGTGATTATGCGGAGGTAAAGTTATCTGGTGAAATTAATGAAAGCGTTGCATCAGAGGCATTGCAACTATTTCAAGTAGATCCATGCGGTTTAGATTGGACAGACCGCCAGATGCTGAGTGTCATAATTGAACAATTTAACGGCGGGCCAGTGGGGTTGGAAACAATGGCAGCAGCGACGGGTGAAGATACCCAAACAATTGAAGAGGTGTATGAACCTTACCTCATGCAGATTGGGTATTTAACTCGGACTCATCGAGGGAGGATGGCGACAAAGGCAGCATATAAGCATTTGGGATTCACGCCGCCTAATGAACAGTTGTCATTATTGTAA
- a CDS encoding tetratricopeptide repeat protein encodes MIKLIAIFLSLLLVFGWGTPVMAQSQPPITQEQLKQGDEWANQAFTATNQGDFATAETYWTKIIEQFPTNAGAWSNRGNSRVSQNKLQEALADYNKAIELAPNVTDPYLNRGAALEGLGKWEDAIADYNYVLELDPQDAMAYNNRGNATAGLGKWSDAIADYKKSNEIAPNFAFARANYALALYETGQIEQAIREMRNIVRKYPRFADMRAALTAAYWVNGEQGEAESNWVAAYGLDSRYKDINWVTDIRRWPPSMVSALDKFLKLQ; translated from the coding sequence ATGATTAAGTTGATTGCTATTTTTCTCAGTCTGTTACTTGTGTTTGGCTGGGGTACTCCAGTCATGGCACAATCTCAACCACCCATTACTCAAGAACAATTAAAACAAGGCGATGAGTGGGCAAATCAAGCTTTTACAGCAACGAATCAAGGTGATTTTGCCACGGCTGAAACTTACTGGACAAAGATTATTGAGCAATTTCCCACTAATGCAGGGGCGTGGAGTAACCGAGGAAATTCGCGGGTGAGTCAGAACAAATTACAAGAGGCGCTGGCAGATTATAACAAAGCTATAGAACTAGCACCGAATGTCACCGATCCATATTTAAATCGGGGTGCGGCGTTGGAAGGGTTGGGAAAATGGGAAGATGCGATCGCAGATTATAATTATGTCCTAGAACTCGATCCTCAGGATGCAATGGCGTACAATAATCGCGGTAATGCCACAGCAGGTTTAGGAAAATGGTCAGATGCGATCGCTGACTACAAAAAATCCAATGAGATAGCGCCAAATTTTGCCTTTGCCCGTGCTAACTACGCCCTCGCTCTTTATGAAACTGGTCAAATAGAGCAAGCAATCCGGGAAATGCGGAATATTGTCCGTAAATATCCCAGGTTTGCCGATATGCGTGCCGCCCTGACAGCTGCCTATTGGGTAAATGGAGAACAAGGTGAAGCCGAAAGTAACTGGGTAGCAGCTTATGGACTGGATAGCCGTTATAAGGACATTAACTGGGTAACAGATATCCGTCGTTGGCCGCCCAGTATGGTATCAGCTTTAGATAAGTTCTTGAAACTCCAGTAA